The DNA region GGCCCCCAGGTGGCGGGTGAGGTAGCTGACGCCAGGGGTGGGTAGCACGCCGACGTGGACGACGTTCACGCCCCGGCTCGTCAGGCCCGCCGCGAGGGCCGCCTCCAGCATGTCGCCGCTCTGCCGGGTGTCCTTCCCGATCACCACGCTGGGGTGGGGATTGCGCCGCCTCAGCACCTCGCCCGCCGCCGCGCCCAGGCCCATCACCCACGCGGCGGTGAGCGGAAACTCGCCCGCGACGGCCCGCACGCCGTCCGTTCCGAAATACTTGCGCTCGCTCATCGTGGGGTCAGTGTACCCCCGTGAGTGAAGTGTGCATGATGCTCACCCAGGCAGCGGGCGCCCAGCGACCCGTGAGGGCAGGCAACTCCGGACGCCTTCGTCGCGTACCCTGAGGCATGAGCGGATTTTCGGGCGGCTCCTTCTCCTTCAGTCACAGCGGTGGTCGTCACGGCGCGTTCAGGCGGCGCAGCCACAGCAGCGGGCGCCGGGGCGGTTTCCTGGGCGGCGCGCTGGGTCACAGCCACAGCAGCGGCCACCGGGGGCACTACGCTGGGGGCGGGCACTACCGCCAGACCCGGCGGCGGGGCGGCCTGGGGTGCCTGGGGGCCTTCCTGGCCGGGGCGGCGCTCACGGGCGGCTCGCTCGCCGGGCTCCTCACGCTCCTCGCTTGAGGCTGACTGCCACCCTGGGGGACTGGCGGGACACGCTGCGGGGGGGCGGTCCCGCCGTCTCGTCCCGGGTGTGGCCCGCCGGGCTGCGGGCGGCCTTTCCCGGCCCGCGCCGCCGGGTGGAGGCCTGGGAAGGGGAGGGAGCGGCCTTCGCGCGCTACGCGACCGGGCACGGTCCCCTCTTCCTGAAGTACCTCCCGGCCGGGTGGCGGGACGAGCGGGCCTACCGCCGTCTGGCCCGTGAGGCCGCCTACCTGCGCGACCTCGCCCCTCGCTCGCCCGTCCCGCACGCGCCGCTCCTGCACGCGGCCCTCGACCCCCACGGTCTGCGGGCGCACCTCATCACCCGCGACCTGACGGACGCGACAACCGGGTGGGGGGCGTTCGGAACCGACGACGAGCGGGAGGCGGCGCTCGTGGAGGTCGCGCGGCTCCTCGCCCGGCACCACGCCTTCTGGCTGGACCGCCCGGAACTCGTCGGCGAGTGGGGTTGGGACGCGGCGCGGGCCGTGCGGCACGCGGGGCGGATCGCCGCCGACCCCGACCCCGGCTGGACGCCCACCGAGGTGAGCGCCGTCGAGGAGGCCGCCCGCGCCCTGCCCGCCCTGCTCACCGCCACGCGCGGGGTCACCCTCGCCCACGGCGACCTGCACGCGGGGCAGGTGCTGTGGCCGAAAGACGGCAGCCCACCCGTCCTGATCGACTACGGGCAGACGCACGCGGCCCCGCTCGGGGAGGACCTCGCCCATCTCCTCGGGGTGCGGTTGGACGCGCCCGACCGGGCCAGGTTGGGTCCCGGCCTGCGGGAGGCGTACCGGGCCGAACTCGCCGCGCACGGGCACTCCCGGACGCCCGCCCAACTTGGGGACGAGGAGCGGGCGGGGCTCGCCCTGAATGTGCTCGCCACGGCGCGGCAGGCGCGGGCGGGCAGCGGGGACGGGGTGCGGGAGGCCCTCGGGCGGGTGGCCGGGGCCTGGGCCCAGGGGTGGGCGGCTCCTCACAAGCGGCGCCTATCCTAGAGCATGGTGTGGCGCGGGTGGGCGCTGGCCCTGCTGTGGGCGGGAGCCGCGTTCGGGCAGACGGGGGACGGCGGCGTGTCCTTCGGGTCGCCCACGACCGCGCCGCGCTTCTCCGAGCGGGAGCGGGTGCCCGTCACCCTGCCCCTGTGGCGGGCCCCGCTGGAGTACAACGACGAGGGCTACGCGGTGCTTGCTGCCAGCGGCTCCCGGGTGGTCGGCCTGAGCGGGCAGACCCTCTGGGCGCGGGAGGCCGCGAGCGGGCGGGTCCTGTGGCGCCGGGGTGGGTTCCGCCCAGGGTTAGCCGCGAACGCGACCTTTGTGGCCGCCACCACGCAGGGCGGCCGGGTGGCGGTGATCGAGGTAGGCACCGGGCGCGAACTCTGGTGCCACAAGCTCACGGTCTCGGTGCCCTCCGCGCTGCGGTGGTTCGGCGACCTGCTGCGGGTCTCGGGCGTGCCCCCGGGCGGCCAGTTCGGCCAGGATCAGGTGCTGACGGGGCTCGGCGGGGAGCGGCGGTTCGTCACCCGCCCAGACGAGACCGTGGAGCACCGGGCCGGGAGCCTGCTCCTCACCGCGAGCCGCAGGGACGCCCTGCTGGGCCAGGGGGGAGCCTACGCCGCCTGGGACGCCGGGACGGGCGGGCGGCGCTGGACGGTGCGGGCCGCGAGCTTCCTGCGGCGCGAGGGCGACACCCTCTACTTCCAGGCCGTGCCGCCCGAGTCCGGTCTGGTGGAGGGGCGCGGCACCCAGCCGCTCCTCGCCGTGGACGCCCGAACGGGCCGCGCGGTGTCTCGCCCCGTCCCGCTGTCCTTCCCCGAGTTGAGCGGGGCGCGGGGTGCCACCTTCGGGGGGGTCGCGCTGGACGGGCAGTGTCTTTGGGTGGCTGCGTGGGTCGGCGACGACCTGAGGGTGGTGGCCTGTCACCGCCGCGACGGCGAGCCGGGGGGAGCGCGTGCCTCATTGCCGGAAGGGGGCCGGAACGGGGGGCGCCTCGCCTGGATCGGCGGCCCGGCCCTGGGGCGGCTGTGGTTCACCGACACGGTACGGCTGGTGTGGGGCGCGAAGACGACGAACGGTGGACTCCTCGCCTTTCCGCCGCACGGGACCCACACCGAACTCTCGCGCCTCGACGTGACGGGAAACCGCCTCGTGGTCGCGGGGACCGACGGGCAGGTCCTCGTGTACCGGGTGGACGCCCTGGGCGGCACGAACACGCCCCGTGTAGTTTCCCGCCACGTCACCACCTCGCGCCGCTTCGGCCCCAGCGTGATCGTGCCCGGCGTCCTGATCGTTCAGGGGGAGAAGGAGGTGCTGGCCTTCCCGGCCCGCTGAGGGTCCTCCAGCCCCAGAAAGGCCCGGTGGCGGCCCAGTTCCGCCTCCAGCCCCCTGCGAAAGGCTGCCGTCTCGCGCACGCCGGGGACGAGGTTCACGTCCGCGCGGAGTTCGCCCCCCTCCACCCTCAGATTGGCCCACCCCACCGCTCGCTCGGCCTGGAAGACGGGCAGGGCGTAGTACCCGAACTGCCGTTTCGCGGGCGGGGTGTACGCCTCCAGGCGGTACGTCCAGCCGTGCAGGTGGGTGAAGCGGCGGCGGTCCCACACCAGGGGGTCGAAGGGCCCGACGACCCGCACGCCGCGCGGGGTGGGCAGGGCTCCCGCGTCCCACCCGGCAGGCCACACGTACCGCACGCCGTCCACTCGGGCGCCCGTCAGTTCCTCCCGCACGGCGACCCGCAGGGCCGCGCGCAACTCGCCGTGCAGGTGCGGCAGCCCGAAGCGCGAGAGGCCGACGAGGTAGCCCAGGCTCGCCTCCGGGAGCGGCCCGTAAAGCCCGGCGAGGAGGTGGACCGTGCCGCGCACGCGCTCGGGTGTGGGAAGCGGGGCCGCCCGCAACGCCGCGAGGTGGGGCGCTGGGCCGTACAGCCGCACGCCGCTGACCCGCCGGGTCACCCGCACCTCCCCCCGGCGGTGCAGGAGGTCGAGCGCCCGGGTCGTGGCCGCCGACTGCCCGCCCCAGGCGTTCACCACCCGGCCCCGGCCGAGCAGGGCGGCCACCTCGCGCGGGTGAACCTCCGCCCGCTCCCCGACGAACGCCCGCACCGCCTCCAGCAACTCCGGGTGCTCGCGCTCCAACGGGCTCTCGCCGACCTCGCGCGGGTGGAGGAGGGCCTGCACCGGGCGGGTCACGAAGCCGTAGTTGGGCAGCATGTCCTCCTCAACGGCGAGGGTGGGGTACAGCCGCTCCAGGTCGCCCGCCCGGTAGCCGCGCACCCGGGCCATCAACGTCAGGTCCTGCGCGCGGGCGGGAGCGCGGATGGGGTCGGCCTGCACGAAGACCATGTGGTCGAGGGCTGACCGGAGCGACGTGCGCGGGCCGAGGGTCCGGAACGCGAAGGCCCTCAGCCCGGCGGGGGTGAGGGGGGAGGGGTGACCAGGCATGGGGGGAAGGTAGCGCGTTGTCGGGGCTCGACCCGGCGACCCACCGCCTCCACCGTCGCGACATGCCGCGACGGGGCGGCTCAGTCTGCCCCGACCGTCCCGGTGTCGCCCGTCCTGACCCGCCGGGGCCAGGCGACGAGCGCCACACCCGTCAGGATCACGCCCAGGGCGGCCCAGCCCAGCCCCGTCAGCGTCTCGCCGCCCAGCCCCACCCCGAGGAGGACCGCCACGACCGGGTTGACGTAGGCGTAGCTCGTGGCGAGGGCCGGGCGGGTGTGCGCCACAAGGTACATGTAGGCGCTGTACGCGACGAGGCTGCCGAAGACGATGAGGTAGGCGAGGGCGCCGAGGCTCGCGGCGGTCGGCGTGCCCCAGCGTTCCCCGAACAGCACGCTCAGCAGGGCCAGCAGGACCCCGCCCGTGACCATCTCGGCGGCGCTGCCCATCAGCCCGGCGGGGAGGGGCAGGTGGCGCGACCACTGGCTGCCGAACGTCCAACACAGCGGCGCGAGGATCAGGAGCAGGGCGGCGAGCGGCGTGGCATGGAGTTCGCCCACGTTGAGCAGCGCGATCCCGACGAGCCCCACCCCGATCCCCAGCCACTCGCGCCCGCTCGTCCGCTCGCCCCACAGCCGGGCGAAGAGCGCCGCGAAGAGGGGAGAGACCGCCAGCACGAGCGCCGCGACGCTGCTGCTCGCGTCCCGCTCGGCGAGGGTGACCAGGCCCGTCCCGCCGCCGAGAAGCAGGAGGCCGACGGCGGCGCTCGCCGCCCACTCCCGCCTGCTCGGTGCCGGGACGCCCCGCCCGCGCAAGAAGGCGTAGAGCAAGACCCCAGCCACCAGGAAGCGCGTGGCGAGCATCCCCAGCGGCGGCAGGCTGCCTATCGCCACCTTGATGCCGAAGTACGTGCTGCCCCACACGACATACACCAGGGCGAGACAAAGGAGCACGGCAGGGGTGAGGCGGGCGGCGGGGGTGGCGGTGGGGGTCACCCGGAGAGCATACGCGCGCTGTGCGAATTTGCCGCCCGGTCGATGTGGGGCCCGTCCTACACTGGCGCCCGTGTGGATCTCGGAACGGCACTGGACGCTCCTTCTCGCGGTCGGCGTGCTGACGGTGGGCGGGCTCGCCCTCGGCCCCGCCCTCTTCCCGCAGGCGCATGGGCCCACCGTGACCCACGCCGAAGTGCCTCCACCTGCCGGGGCGCAGGAGCCCGTCGCCGCCCCCGAGTACCCGGCGACGGCGAGCGTGAAGCCGCTCATCTCGGGGAGAGTCAACCTCAACTCGGCGTCCACCGAACAGCTCGAAGCTCTGCCCAAGATCGGCCCCGCCCTTGCTGCCCGCATCGTCGCCGGGCGCCCCTACCGCAGCCTCGCCGACCTCGACCAGGTGAGCGGGATCGGTCCGTCCACACTCTCGGCCCTCACGCCGCTCGTGACGTTCTGATGCTCGGGAGACACGCCGCCGCGCCCGGCGGCCGAGCGTTCACCCCGAGTCCCACCCGCGCCGCCTCCGGGCGTCTCGCGTGGTCCGTCCCGCTCGCCTGCGGGGTGATGAGCGGCATCCTGCTTGGGCTGGGAGTGTGGTGGGGCCTGCTCGTGGGCGTGCTCGGCGCGGCCCTCGCCGTTCTCGACGGAAGGGCCGCGCTGGCGTTGCTCGCCCTCGTCGGGGCAGGGCTCGGCTTCGGCTCGGAGCGCCTGAACGCCGCCAGACCCGACCGGATGGCTCCCTGGGTGGGCGCGCAGGTCACGCTGACGGGCGAGTGGGACGGGCAGTTCCTCCGCCTTGAAGACCCGCCCGCCCGAGTGGCCGTGTCCCCGAAACCGCGTGTCCCACCGGGCCGGGTGGTGCTCAGCGGTCGCCTCGTGCGCCCGGAGGGGCAGGATGTTCCGGGCGGTTTTGACCAGGCGGCCTGGTTGCGCGGGCAGGGGGGCCTCTTCGTCCCCGCGCCCACCACCGTCCTCGTCGGTGCCCGGCTGCGGCGGAACACGCCGGAAGGTGGCCCGCACGGCTGGTTCCGCCGGGGCCTCACCGTCGGTCTGGGGGAGCGGGAGGCGGCGCTGATGCAGGCGGTCGAACTCGGCGACCGGGGTGACATCGGGCGCGAGGACTTCGGGGAGGGGTACTCGGTGCGGGACGCCTTCGCCCGCTCGGGCCTCTCGCATCTGATGGCGCTGAGCGGCCAGAACGTCGCCCTGCTGACGGGCGCGGTGGTCTGGCTGCTGATGTGGTTGCGGGTGCCGCTGGGGTGGCGTTATGCGGGGGCGCTCCTCTTCCTGGGGCCCTACCTGCTGCTCGTCGGCGTGTCCCCCAGCATCTTCCGCGCCGTGCTGATGGGCGGGGCCGTGCTCCTCGCCTATGCCATCGGGCGCGGGCGGCCCGATCCCTACGGCGTCATCGCCCTCGCCGCCGCCCTTTGCCTGCTCCCCTTCCCGTTGTGGCTGCTCGACGTGGGCTTTCTTATATGCACTATGCTGTCAACATAAGGGCGACTAGAAATAGTGAATGAGGCTAAGAACTAACTCGATACGGCATGAGGGGTTGGCCGACAGCATGATGCAGCGCCTCGTGCTTTGGCAGTCCCCTTTCCCCGGCACCCCACTGGTAGGCAGGACTGACCAAGCTTCCCCAATGTTGGCAGGGCGAGGCACCAATGGCCGCTAAGATGGCGCAACAATTACATTTGACTTCAGCACGTTGGGTGGGGACGAGTGTGTCAATACCCTGGTTGATCCGAGGGACATTTTTGACGCCCTGCCCGGCAAAGCCGGCAAATACGCATATCTCCGCGACGTTCAGGGCGAAGTGCTCAGCGGCTGGCACGATGTATGACAAAAAAGGAAAAGGAGTTTTTGGTCACGAGGAACAAAGGATACTGGTAAGGCTGTAGATCAAATAGATGATCACTCCTGCTCACAGCATTGTGTAGTTCCTCGCGTAGGAAGAGAAATAGATACGTTCCCTGAAATTCAAATACCTTGTATGATTTGAGGCTGGGTAGGGTTGTGAGAAAGAACGACACGAGCCGGAGTGAGGCGAGGAGCCTCTGTCGGGGTCAAAAGTAAGGTTCAGGCATGAGAAGTCGCCTCCAGTGCGATGTTTTCTGCGATGGAAGACACCCGGAGCCGACCCGGTGAGTCTAGCCTCTGTACCCTGCTCGCTCAGCACCTCCCGCTCAATCCTCGATGGCTGACGGTTCTGAGCGCCCTGATCCTAGCCGTGATTCAGGCGCGGAGCGTGGTCCTGTACCAGCTCCGTTCAGCTTGTTGATCTGCCGGGCCCTGACGACATGGGGTACCAGCGGTTCAAGCGCTTCGGGCAGTTCTCGCTTCCCGACCTCCTCCGATGCCCGCTTCGTCCTGGACCGGACCAAGTGGTAGCTCGGCCAACAGAACGTCAGCATGCTCCTGCTGAGGAGCCACGCTCTATTCTGTCGCCATGGCCAACGGCATCATCCGAGACAACCGTGTGAACTGCTATTCAGTGGTGGAAACCATGCGCGTGGACCAGTACCTGGAGCTGGTCAATCAGGCTTATCAAAACCGGGGTGGTATCGAGAAACAGCGGCAACCCCTGAGGACAACGACGGCGATTCGTATCCGCGATCGAATGGTCGAGGATCTGAGACGAGGCGCAGTTCTCCCCCCGGTTGTTATCGGTGTCGTTGTCGATCAAACAGCGTTTGCCAAGATCACTCCTGCATCCACCTCTCAGGAGGTGGATGCAATCATTGCTGCGGCGGGAAGCGACTCAATCTCGATCATCGATGGCATGCAGCGGACGACAGCCCTGCGGGAAGCTCAACTCCATGACGGGGTCACTGTTTCCGAGCGTCAGATGCGCGTAGAGTTTTGGATTACGGAGGACGCCAACAGTTTGCTCTACCGGATGCTTGTCCTCAACACTGGGCAGGTACCCTGGAATCTTCAACGACAGATTGAGCTGATTTTTCGCTCCATTCTCAAGGAGATTAAGCAGCGCGTGCCGCAGATCGAAGTCTTTACGGTGGATGACGTGCGTCGCCGGGCTTTGGGAGGACAATTTCAGGCCAGCGAGGTAGCAGAACTCTTTATGGTGTTCGGCGCCAGAAAGGAGACTATTGATACCAAAGAGAAGCTGGCAGATGAATTCACAAAACTCGACTTCATAGAGGCAACCAGTGACCGAGAGTTTAATACTATGTTTTATGGTGTACTTGGCCTTTTATCTGAAATAGACGCGGCTTTCTCAAGGTACCAGGGTGAGCCTACAACGGAGGTGCATGAGGACGATGACGCAGGCAAAATACGTTTTCGCAAGGGGCGTGATCTCTTTGCCAGTCAACCCGCACGTGTCGCCTTTATGGCGGCAATGTCTCAATTCATCTATGGTCGGCCTGGTATTAATAAAAACGAGAAAGAGCACGCCACCGCACATGCTGCCCTTTTGGCGAATGGAAAACAGTTTATTGTGCGTTTGAATGTTAAAACACCTACTGAGATAGGGCAATTTCTTGATTTTGGAACCTTGAATCAATTGATTAGCCGCCGAGTGGGAAAAGTTGGTGAGTTCGAGCGCAGTTTCTTCTTCAAGGCTTTCGCTACGCTGCTTGAGGAGAGGTTTGAAGTCGAATCGATGGTACCGAGCTGGAGAGCCTATTGAAATGGCCAGAGGCATCACCAGTTCGAACACCCTGATTTTCGAAAAGCTGAAGCAGCGTTATCAGGAGGCCGGGGGAGAGTATGAGGTGGCTGGATCTCACTGGATCTCCAGCCATCACGAGCACAGACCATTTATTACAGGGGCAAAGATTACTAGGGGCGAGCAGTACATCTACAACAGCCGACTAAGCTTCAGCACACTTCGCCTTAGAGATGAGCTTTACCTCGTCTGCGTTGGATTCGAGCCCGAAGAAATGGACTCTGAGATGTACTCTCCTGTAGACAACGACCCGGCATTCACAGTTGTCGCGCTCTCAGAACTTCCTGTGCCGCCCCGACGTAGGTTGCACTGGAGATCGCTTTATGACGAGGTGCTAGGTCTGAGCGACGAGAGTCCTGGGTATCAAGGACATGACTTCGATATCATCGTGCGCTTCTTTGAACCGTACAGTGTGTTAAAGGTGTTGCAACCCACCGATTTCAACGTGTTTCGGGGTGTCTTCGATCTGTTAGTGTCGAACCCAGATAATCTCGAGCTACCTTTTGGGCAGACCACAGTAGCTGAGTTTAAAGGTCTCCTTGCGGCACCCTGCACCGAAAAGTTGCCCTACGGCGCACTGCTCGCGTCACTGCTTGCTCCGCGCTGGGACACATGTTTCCTTCAACTCTACCGCTGCGTGGAGCGTCTCCTCGCCATCCCGCAGTACGTTGAAATGACCAAGCGAATGAGCGCAACTATCTCGCTAGAAGATTTTAACGCTGCGACGGAAGAAATTTTGAGTTGGCGTCCTCGGGAAGGCGATGCCCTGGAAATGCTGCTCGACCAGGTCTCCGACGCGAGTAAGGAGCAACTCATGAGGGTCGTCAGTCATCTCCCGGGACTTGGGCAGGAGGCGCACCCCGCAAAGGTCTTCTACAAGGCGCGAAACATCCTTGTGCACGGTCAGTATGAGTACAACGCAATCGATATGCCAGATGTAGATTGGAACATCCTCGTACGGGCGACGCTGATGTTCATTCGGGAACTGCATGACATCTACTTGAGCAAGCTCTAATCGAGGCTGCACCTGGTTTGATCGCACTCATGCTGGATCAAACACTTGCCAGCCCTCCCAGGCAATTTCCCGGCCTCCGAGGAGCCCCGGCTCTGGCTAAGGCACTCACTTCTGGTCTCGCTGCGCACGGAGAGGGCGGTAGAATCGTCTCACATGGGCTCGTATTTCGGACTATACATTGGTGACCAGAGGGTTCTGTCTGGCAAAAGCTACGTTGGCGGGGATTTGCTCTCTGTGTTCAGTGA from Deinococcus aetherius includes:
- a CDS encoding ComEC/Rec2 family competence protein, with translation MLGRHAAAPGGRAFTPSPTRAASGRLAWSVPLACGVMSGILLGLGVWWGLLVGVLGAALAVLDGRAALALLALVGAGLGFGSERLNAARPDRMAPWVGAQVTLTGEWDGQFLRLEDPPARVAVSPKPRVPPGRVVLSGRLVRPEGQDVPGGFDQAAWLRGQGGLFVPAPTTVLVGARLRRNTPEGGPHGWFRRGLTVGLGEREAALMQAVELGDRGDIGREDFGEGYSVRDAFARSGLSHLMALSGQNVALLTGAVVWLLMWLRVPLGWRYAGALLFLGPYLLLVGVSPSIFRAVLMGGAVLLAYAIGRGRPDPYGVIALAAALCLLPFPLWLLDVGFLICTMLST
- a CDS encoding DNA glycosylase AlkZ-like family protein gives rise to the protein MPGHPSPLTPAGLRAFAFRTLGPRTSLRSALDHMVFVQADPIRAPARAQDLTLMARVRGYRAGDLERLYPTLAVEEDMLPNYGFVTRPVQALLHPREVGESPLEREHPELLEAVRAFVGERAEVHPREVAALLGRGRVVNAWGGQSAATTRALDLLHRRGEVRVTRRVSGVRLYGPAPHLAALRAAPLPTPERVRGTVHLLAGLYGPLPEASLGYLVGLSRFGLPHLHGELRAALRVAVREELTGARVDGVRYVWPAGWDAGALPTPRGVRVVGPFDPLVWDRRRFTHLHGWTYRLEAYTPPAKRQFGYYALPVFQAERAVGWANLRVEGGELRADVNLVPGVRETAAFRRGLEAELGRHRAFLGLEDPQRAGKASTSFSP
- a CDS encoding ComEA family DNA-binding protein; this translates as MWISERHWTLLLAVGVLTVGGLALGPALFPQAHGPTVTHAEVPPPAGAQEPVAAPEYPATASVKPLISGRVNLNSASTEQLEALPKIGPALAARIVAGRPYRSLADLDQVSGIGPSTLSALTPLVTF
- the yedA gene encoding drug/metabolite exporter YedA; translation: MTPTATPAARLTPAVLLCLALVYVVWGSTYFGIKVAIGSLPPLGMLATRFLVAGVLLYAFLRGRGVPAPSRREWAASAAVGLLLLGGGTGLVTLAERDASSSVAALVLAVSPLFAALFARLWGERTSGREWLGIGVGLVGIALLNVGELHATPLAALLLILAPLCWTFGSQWSRHLPLPAGLMGSAAEMVTGGVLLALLSVLFGERWGTPTAASLGALAYLIVFGSLVAYSAYMYLVAHTRPALATSYAYVNPVVAVLLGVGLGGETLTGLGWAALGVILTGVALVAWPRRVRTGDTGTVGAD
- a CDS encoding PQQ-like beta-propeller repeat protein: MVWRGWALALLWAGAAFGQTGDGGVSFGSPTTAPRFSERERVPVTLPLWRAPLEYNDEGYAVLAASGSRVVGLSGQTLWAREAASGRVLWRRGGFRPGLAANATFVAATTQGGRVAVIEVGTGRELWCHKLTVSVPSALRWFGDLLRVSGVPPGGQFGQDQVLTGLGGERRFVTRPDETVEHRAGSLLLTASRRDALLGQGGAYAAWDAGTGGRRWTVRAASFLRREGDTLYFQAVPPESGLVEGRGTQPLLAVDARTGRAVSRPVPLSFPELSGARGATFGGVALDGQCLWVAAWVGDDLRVVACHRRDGEPGGARASLPEGGRNGGRLAWIGGPALGRLWFTDTVRLVWGAKTTNGGLLAFPPHGTHTELSRLDVTGNRLVVAGTDGQVLVYRVDALGGTNTPRVVSRHVTTSRRFGPSVIVPGVLIVQGEKEVLAFPAR
- a CDS encoding phosphotransferase family protein; translated protein: MRLTATLGDWRDTLRGGGPAVSSRVWPAGLRAAFPGPRRRVEAWEGEGAAFARYATGHGPLFLKYLPAGWRDERAYRRLAREAAYLRDLAPRSPVPHAPLLHAALDPHGLRAHLITRDLTDATTGWGAFGTDDEREAALVEVARLLARHHAFWLDRPELVGEWGWDAARAVRHAGRIAADPDPGWTPTEVSAVEEAARALPALLTATRGVTLAHGDLHAGQVLWPKDGSPPVLIDYGQTHAAPLGEDLAHLLGVRLDAPDRARLGPGLREAYRAELAAHGHSRTPAQLGDEERAGLALNVLATARQARAGSGDGVREALGRVAGAWAQGWAAPHKRRLS